One segment of Triticum aestivum cultivar Chinese Spring chromosome 2A, IWGSC CS RefSeq v2.1, whole genome shotgun sequence DNA contains the following:
- the LOC123190826 gene encoding ABC transporter B family member 19 gives MADPAADGKAEKMANGSAGCDAAAAGQGKKRADQAVAFHELFSFADRWDLALMALGTLGALAHGAAMPFFFLLFGDLINGFGKNQTDLRAMTDEVAKYALYFVYLGLVVCVASYAEIACWMYTGERQVIALRKAYLDAVLRQDVGFFDTDARTGDIVFGVSTDTLLVQDAIGEKVGNFMHYLATFFAGLVVGFVSAWRLALLSVAVIPAIAFAGGLYAYTLTGLTSKSRESYANAGVVAEQAIAQVRTVYSFVGESKALNSYSEAIQNTLKLGYKAGMAKGLGIGCTYGIACMSWALVFWYAGVFIRNGQSDGGKAFTAIFSAIVGGMSLGQAFSNLGAFSKGKIAGYKLLEVIRQKPSIVHDHKDGKLLAEVHGNIEFKDVTFSYPSRPDAMIFRDFSLFFPAGKTVAVVGGSGSGKSTVVALIERFYDPNEGQVLLDNVDIKTLQLRWLRDQIGLVNQEPALFATTIIENVLYGKPDATMAEVEAAATASNAHSFISLLPNGYNTMVGERGIQLSGGQKQRIAIARAMLKDPKILLLDEATSALDADSENIVQEALDRLMVGRTTVIVAHRLCTIRNVNMIAVLQQGQVIETGTHDELLAKGTSGAYASLIRFQETARNRDLGAASTRRSRSMHLTSSLSTKSLSLRSGSLRNLSYQYSTGADGRIEMISSADNSLKYPAPRGYFFKLLKLNGPEWPYAVLGAIGSVLSGFIGPTFAIVMGEMLDVFYYQDPVEMEKKTKLYVFIYIGTGIYAVVAYLVQHYFFSIMGENLTTRVRRMMLSAILRNEVGWFDEEENNSSLVAARVAVDAADVKSAIAERISVILQNITSLMTSFIVGFIIEWRVAILILATFPLLVLANFAQQLSMKGFAGDTAKAHAKSSMVAGEGVSNIRTVAAFNAQNKVMSLFSHELRIPEEQILRRSQTAGLLYGLSQLCLYCSEALILWYGSHLVRSHGSTFSKVIKVFVVLVVTANSVAETVSLAPEIVRGGESIRSIFGILNRATRIEPDDPEAERVTTVRGDIELRHVDFSYPSRPDIEIFKDFNLKIQAGRSQALVGASGSGKSTVIALIERFYDPTGGKVMIDGKDIRRLNLKSLRRRIALVQQEPALFASSILENIAYGKEGATEEEVVEAAKTANVHAFVSQLPDGYRTAVGERGVQLSGGQKQRIAIARAVLKDPAILLLDEATSALDAESESVLQEALERLMKGRTTVLVAHRLSTIRGVDRIAVVQDGRIIEHGGHSELVARPEGAYSRLLQLQNHRN, from the exons AGATCGCGTGCTGGATGTACACCGGGGAGCGGCAGGTGATCGCGCTCCGGAAGGCGTACCTGGACGCCGTGCTCCGGCAGGACGTGGGGTTCTTCGACACGGACGCGCGCACGGGGGACATCGTCTTCGGCGTCTCCACCGACACGCTGCTCGTGCAGGACGCCATCGGCGAGAAGGTGGGCAACTTCATGCACTACCTGGCCACCTTCTTCGCGGGCCTCGTCGTCGGCTTCGTCTCCGCGTGGCGGCTCGCGCTGCTCAGCGTCGCCGTCATCCCGGCCATCGCCTTCGCCGGCGGCCTCTACGCCTACACGCTCACCGGGCTCACCTCCAAGAGCCGCGAGTCCTACGCCAATGCCGGCGTCGTCGCAGAGCAG GCAATTGCGCAAGTTAGAACAGTCTACTCATTTGTTGGAGAGAGCAAAGCTCTGAATTCGTACTCTGAAGCAATCCAGAATACACTGAAGCTTGGTTACAAAGCCGGGATGGCAAAGGGTCTTGGTATTGGGTGCACTTACGGGATAGCGTGCATGTCATGGGCGCTAGTATTCTGGTATGCTGGTGTCTTCATCAGGAATGGGCAGAGCGACGGTGGCAAGGCCTTTACTGCAATCTTTTCTGCAATCGTTGGTGGCAT GAGTCTTGGCCAGGCATTCTCCAACCTTGGAGCGTTCAGCAAAGGGAAGATTGCGGGATACAAACTGTTGGAGGTCATTCGCCAGAAACCCTCCATAGTTCATGATCATAAGGATGGCAAGTTGTTGGCGGAGGTCCACGGAAATATTGAGTTCAAGGATGTTACTTTCAGTTATCCATCAAGGCCTGATGCCATGATCTTTCGGGATTTCTCTCTGTTCTTTCCTGCTGGGAAAACTGTTGCAGTTGTTGGAGGCAGTGGGTCTGGAAAGAGCACTGTCGTGGCTTTGATAGAAAGGTTCTATGATCCTAATGAAG GCCAGGTTTTGCTGGACAATGTTGATATCAAGACACTTCAATTGAGGTGGCTGAGGGATCAAATTGGACTAGTAAACCAAGAACCTGCCCTTTTTGCAACTACTATCATTGAGAATGTACTTTATGGAAAACCTGATGCCACAATGGCAGAAGTTGAGGCTGCAGCAACTGCATCCAATGCTCATAGTTTCATCTCTCTCCTGCCCAATGGATACAACACAATG GTTGGGGAGCGAGGAATTCAGCTATCTGGTGGTCAGAAACAGCGTATTGCGATTGCTCGTGCTATGCTGAAGGACCCCAAGATACTGCTCCTTGATGAAGCTACCAGTGCTTTAGACGCAGACTCAGAGAACATTGTGCAAGAAGCTCTAGACCGCCTGATGGTTGGGAGGACTACCGTAATTGTTGCGCACCGTCTGTGCACCATCAGAAATGTAAACATGATCGCGGTGTTACAACAAGGCCAAGTTATTGAGACTGGGACACATGATGAACTTTTAGCAAAGGGAACCTCCGGAGCATATGCCTCCCTGATCCGTTTTCAGGAAACGGCACGTAACAGAGATCTTGGTGCTGCCTCTACCCGTAGGTCGCGCTCGATGCACTTGACTAGCTCTCTGTCCACCAAATCTCTGAGCCTCAGGTCGGGAAGTTTACGGAACCTGAGCTATCAGTACAGCACTGGAGCAGATGGGCGCATCGAGATGATCTCAAGCGCAGATAATAGCCTCAAATACCCAGCACCACGTGGTTACTTTTTCAAGCTCCTAAAACTGAATGGTCCTGAATGGCCGTATGCGGTGTTGGGTGCTATTGGTTCTGTTCTATCTGGATTCATTGGTCCAACATTCGCCATTGTTATGGGTGAAATGCTTGATGTGTTCTACTACCAGGACCCCGTTGAAATGGAGAAGAAGACAAAACTTTATGTGTTCATCTATATTGGCACAGGCATATACGCCGTAGTTGCTTATCTTGTGCAGCATTACTTCTTCAGCATAATGGGAGAAAATCTTACAACCAGAGTTAGGAGGATGATGCTGTCTG CGATACTTAGGAACGAAGTTGGTTGGTTTGATGAAGAAGAAAACAACTCTAGTCTCGTGGCTGCTCGTGTAGCAGTTGATGCGGCTGATGTGAAGTCGGCGATAGCTGAGAGGATATCAGTTATACTGCAGAACATAACATCCCTGATGACATCTTTCATCGTCGGTTTTATCATTGAGTGGAGAGTGGCGATCCTTATTCTGGCCACTTTCCCTCTTCTTGTGCTTGCCAACTTTGCTCAG CAACTTTCGATGAAGGGCTTTGCTGGTGACACAGCAAAAGCACACGCCAAGAGCAGCATGGTTGCCGGTGAAGGCGTGAGCAACATCCGCACCGTGGCGGCCTTCAACGCTCAGAACAAGGTCATGTCTCTCTTCAGCCATGAGCTGCGCATACCAGAGGAGCAGATCCTGCGCCGCAGCCAGACCGCGGGCCTTCTGTACGGCCTCTCGCAGCTCTGCCTCTACTGCTCGGAAGCGCTCATTCTCTGGTACGGTTCTCATCTGGTGCGGTCACATGGGTCGACCTTCTCCAAGGTCATCAAGGTCTTCGTCGTCCTTGTCGTGACCGCCAACTCCGTCGCCGAGACGGTCAGCCTTGCACCAGAGATCGTCCGTGGTGGCGAATCTATCCGCTCCATCTTCGGCATCCTCAACAGGGCGACGAGGATCGAGCCCGATGACCCGGAGGCAGAGCGGGTCACCACTGTTCGCGGCGACATTGAGCTGCGGCATGTCGACTTCTCGTATCCGTCTCGCCCTGACATTGAGATATTCAAGGATTTCAACCTGAAGATCCAGGCCGGGCGCAGCCAGGCTCTGGTGGGAGCTAGTGGTTCTGGTAAGAGCACCGTCATTGCGCTCATCGAGCGGTTCTACGACCCGACAGGGGGCAAGGTGATGATCGACGGCAAGGACATCCGGAGGCTGAACCTCAAGTCCCTGCGGCGCAGGATCGCGCTGGTGCAGCAGGAGCCGGCGCTCTTCGCCTCCAGCATCCTGGAGAACATCGCGTACGGCAAGGAAGGCgcgacggaggaggaggtggtcgaggcGGCCAAGACGGCCAACGTGCACGCGTTCGTGAGCCAGCTCCCCGACGGGTACCGGACGGCGGTGGGCGAGAGGGGCGTGCAGCTGTCGGGCGGGCAGAAGCAGCGCATCGCCATCGCCAGGGCGGTGCTCAAGGACCCGGCCATCCTGCTGCTGGACGAGGCGACGAGCGCGCTGGACGCCGAGTCGGAGAGCGTGCTGCAGGAGGCGTTGGAGCGGCTGATGAAGGGGCGGACGACGGTGCTGGTGGCGCACCGGCTGTCGACGATCCGCGGCGTGGACCGCATCGCCGTGGTGCAGGACGGGCGCATCATCGAGCATGGCGGGCACTCGGAGCTCGTGGCGCGGCCCGAGGGGGCCTACTCGCGGCTGCTGCAGCTGCAGAACCACCGCAACTGA